In the genome of Arachis stenosperma cultivar V10309 chromosome 6, arast.V10309.gnm1.PFL2, whole genome shotgun sequence, the window TCATGATGCATGTATATATGCTGAAAATCCACTGATAGGTGTGTTCTGCTTATGTATGTGGATTTTATGTTATATTTCCTGATTCTGATATTTCCAACATTTTAATTCTTCAGTCATCTTTGACTTCGCTTGGACCTACGTACAGCAATTTCCAAGTTGATTCTTTCAAACTTATGGAACTCCTTGGACCTGAAAAGGTAGATCCAGCTGATGTAAAGCTGATAAAGGATAAGCTTTTTGGTTATTCAACCTTTTGGGTGACGAAAGAGGAGCCTTTTGGAGACTTGGGAGAAGGCATTCTTTTCATCGGAAACTTGAGGGGAAAGAGAGAGGATATCTTTTCCAAACTCCAAAATCTGCTTGTAGAGGTCACAGGAGATAAGTACAACCTTTTTATGGTGGAGGAGCCTGATGCAGACAGTCCTGATCCTCGCGGTGGGCCACGTGTTAGCTTTGGTTTGCTGCGGAAGGAGGTTTCTGAGCCAGGGCCGACAACACTTTGGCAATATGTcattgcattgttgttgtttcttCTAACTATTGGCTCCTCAGTGGAGCTGGGAATTGCATCTCAGGTAGGCTGGTTATTGATACCATTTGACCATTATGTGTTTTGTGGTCAACGTTTGTGAACATTCTGTTCCTGAGACCTGAGTTATTTCTGAATGTTAATTAATTCCATCAATGTAATGCTATTTTCTTCTGTCACTTGCATATCTTTTGTTAATATTGTGCTTTTGATTGATCAGATAAACAGACTTCCCCCAGAAGTTGTGAAATACTTGACAGATCCCAATGCGGTTGAAGCCCCTGATATGCAGCTACTATTTCCATTTGTTGAGTCAGCATTACCTTTAGCATATGGTGTCTTGGGTGTTCTTCTTTTTCATGTAAGCAttcatattaaattttttttattgccATTTGTTTACATAATTGCTACAGATCATAGGCTGATGTTTTCATGTTATTATGCATACTTTATTCATCCTAGAAATGTGGGTTCTGAATGATTTAACTAAATCTCTGACTTTTCTCTGTTGACTTCTGCAAGTAAACATTTTGTTGTTGCAAATAATTTGTGCAGGTTTGTTTGCATTTAAGATGAAGCCTATAGTGATAAACTACAAACAAGTCATGTTGAACTTTCTTGGGGTGGTAATAACTAATAATTGATATTAGTTGTGATATTATACTGATGACTTGAGTCTTATACTCCATCTCATTAACTAACCTAGTTATAAGTTATTAACTAAGGTTCTTATTATCTTTAATGCTGTTATGCATATGTTATAAGGATATGTCAGTCAGTCAAGAATTATTGTAAGCATGTTGGCTGACTGATTGTTGGCAATGCATCAAAAGTAGTTAAAAATTTCAATTGTTTGGGGATTCAGAACATCCACTTTGGTGCAAGTGGTTGTTAATCTCAAATGCTGTACAAGTAGAACTACGTGCCCTTTGCCACAGCCTCATAGGTCAAttcatacatacatacatgCATACCTTTTTATGCCAAATGGCTCAAAGTATTACTCCATATGTTATATGTTTACTTTTCACTTTGCTCAATATCTCAGTTTTCTAACTATTACCCGTTTCAGCTTCTGGAATCTTTGTGTATTTTCCTCCTGATGGATATCGCTGTGTGCAGGAGGTTGGACATTTTCTGGCAGCTTTCCCTAAACAAGTGAAATTAAGCATTCCTTTCTTCATCCCAAACATTACTCTTGGTAGCTTTGGTGCTATTACTCAGGTAATGTTATGAACTTTTTCGTGCCAGTCACTTTTACATCGAATTTGCAACTACTTTCTGAAGCTTTAGCAGTCCCATTCTTCTGTGTTAGGGGGTTTGTTTGCCCAATATTTTGTAGAGATCTGCAAGATGTTATGCATGAAGGACTGCATGCATGTAGATGCAAAGTGTTCATTCAGTTTCCAATTAGAGCCATTGCAGTGTCTTCTAACTATCtatttattgttattaaatATAAGAAATGTTATCGTATATAACTTAAGACTGAAATTCATTTCTTATGTTTCTTATATTTTGGTATATATCCAAGTGTTAATCCATGGTTATTTATTGTAGTTCAAATCTCTACTTCCTGATAGAAGTACAAAAGTCGACATATCACTTGCGGGCCCCTTTGCTGGTGCTGTGTTATCCTTTTCAATGTTTACTGTTGGTCTCCTGCTCTCATCAAATCCAGATGCAGCAGGAGATTTGGTGCAAGTTCCTAGCATGTTGTTTCAAGGTTCCTTGCTTCTTGGATTAATCAGTAGAGCCACTCTTGGTTATGCGTATGTCCCTCCCTTTACATGGTTTTTATGTACACGGGCATAATTAGCTAAGTGTAGGTCTAGTTTTGTGATCCTCTGTCAAAAACTTAGTTGCTATACTCAGTAGATTATTATGCTTGGGAAATTTTCAAACTCAAGCTTTTTCTGTGTGGTATAAATTGACTGCAACCCATTATTTGATTATGTAAATCAGAACTGATGCTTATGTATGCCATTTAGCTGACGATAGCGGACCCTGATACATTATTACTGTTAATGTGCAGAGCAATGCATGCTGCAACTGTTGCAATTCACCCTCTTGTGATTGCAGGCTGGTATTGTGCTTTCCCTCTTTTACTTGACTTGCTTACATTTATAAATCGTTGCCAAATTTTGTTGTACCAAATACTCAAATTATTCCATCAGATGCTTAGCTTTTTTTGTGTTCATGATATTACAGGTGTGGATTAACAATACAGGCTTTTAACATGCTTCCAGTGGGTTGCCTTGATGGTGGAAGAGCGGTTCAGGTATCTTTTCtcaccctttttttttaaatagtgaGAACTTTATTGCCTTTTGCTAGGATACAGGTTTTTTTTggcatagaaaaaaaaaaaaaaattcttgctGTACTATTTTCATATTTCCTAAGGTAATTGGAAATGATTGAGTTGATGTAACACATTGTGGGTCTACTTtgaagtttaaaaattaaaacatacaCTGTCGTACCTCCTAGTCAATTTTCATCAGTTTCACTTTCATTTGAGATAATAGGATATATAAAGCATCACAGGTGAAAACGGTGTCTTAGGATATTAACTTCAATCATGGTAAACACTCGCGAAAAATAAAAGCGTATTTCATTTTCCCTCCTTTCCAAATTTCAAATAGTCATAATGAGTAGCATAACGCTAAGGGAAAAAAATGAGGGTTTACTTTATGCTCAACATGTTGGGCTCAAgtaaaaatatttcatttgtATGTCTCAAGTGCAAATTACAACGGAGGTAAGCCATTTTGGATAAATACTCTAAGTGTCCAGAGTGGTTTTGGAACTGCCGAGCTAATTGTTGACAGGAAGCCATTTCAAGATTATCAACAGGGTATTACTTGGGCATTGGTCTACATTCCTTACTTGGGTATCATGGGAAGATTAAGAGGAGGAAAATTGATCTGTCCCTATTTCTCCAACTTCAGATAATGAAAAGTGAAGGTGGGGGACGAACCTGTAATGACAACGTATTAAGTGAGGAAATGCAATGATATCTTGGTCAAATAGTTTGTGCAGTGAGCTAGGGACCCTTTACATATTTGATTAATAACATGTATACATAAGGGAAGTTTGATGTGGGAGATGAAAGCAAATCTCTGCAGAGTAAGACTTGTTTTATAATATAACTAATACTGTGATGATAGATATAAGAAAACTACAAGAGAGATTATTGGAAGTGGTTTAAATATATCCATGATAGCACTATGGCAGTGTTTGCTCCATACGATTGACCTTACCTAGTGGAGCCAAGCTTAGTTGTTGGCTCCTTGTTTATGAAGATGATTGATGACAATTTCACACCTTTTATTTAGTCTGTATCACGTAGAGACATTACATTTAAGAAATCCCCTTAGTAAGTTACCAGTGAGTCTCATTCCAATGCGTTTCATTCCGTCTTCCATGTACGCTTACACAAGTGGTCAAGCGGGAGCAATGATACTCATATTTTTGTGTCCCCTGAGGTGACACATGGTCAAAATTCAAACCAGCTCGCACTCATGTTTTACCTGCACTTTTTATGAATAGGTCTTGTATAAACTTTTTAGAACCTAATACGGATAGAATTTGGATACTCGATCATAGCATGTTTTCTGCTGGAAGATGTGAATTTTTTCGGACAGAGAGTAGGAATATAATATTATGTGTATTTCTCACATTTGAAAAACTTCTGTTCCTATTTGTTGTGCAAAATTATCCTAAATGATACGGTGAGCATTTTGATTGAAGTCTTAAAAAATGACATGTTTCTTCAGGGTGCTTTCGGAAAAGGTGCACTAATGGGCTTTGGCTTGACCACGTATACATTGCTTGGATTAGGGGTGGTATGTTTGATCTCTTCTTTtagatagaacaaagcatacgCATAATCAAACCAAAGTCTGTGTTTTGACTTTTGAAGGGGTGGGGAGTCACTGACCCCCATAAACCATCCTTGTAGCATGGTCAGATTGCACTGTTCTgtgttgtattattttatttcttgaTTTGATATTAATGTAGTTCGTCACTTTTTTCCCCTATTCTTATGACTAGAAtaagtttttttcttttttatttttcctattcTCGACAGATTGGCGGACCTCTTTCGCTTCCTTGGGGGCTTTATGTCATTTTATGTCAGGTATTAATTTAGTCTTATCTGTACTCAGTTCTAGTGATTCATTCCGAGAAAGTGAGAAACTCACTaaattttctcttaattttttgttGGACTTAGTTACCACATTTTTTTTCCCCACAAATCAATggttaaaacttaaaagacaccgtttgtttttattttgtttgtttctgaggaagtgataaatttttttttgttttttttttttttggcagaGGACACCGGAAAAACCTTGCTTAAATGACGTGACAGAGGTTGGAACATGGAGAAAGACGCTTGTGGCGGCTGCTATTTTTCTTGTGGCCTTCACTCTTTTTCCTGTTTGGGATGAGCTTGCAGAGGAACTTGGTATAGGTCTTGTAAATGTACTTTGATGGTAAAAATGTGTAGAGTAaaccttttttcttttattttcttattattatttttttttcaattgagcGGTTAATTATATATAGGTAAAGTCATCACCAAAGTAGAGCCTAATTCAATTCAACCCGATTCCTCGTGATAAAATCCATGTTGACGTTATCGGATGAGCTCCAATTTACCCGTTTCATCCAAATAAGAAATGAAATGAAACTATGTACGGCAATCATGTTGGTAAATTTATATGTTAATAGGGCATTAGGTATGATGTTACATTAAAGGAGCAATGTTAGGTAagtaaattttgtgatttatagCTATTAATtagtcatcaataatatttttaatggtgtgtgATTATATCTAATGGTGAAAAATTAttcattctgtttttgttaGTTAAGTGTTGATCAGATTTTAATATAAGTGGGTTttctagatttttttattttaaaattttacaagaCATTGGAACATgtatatgtataaaatataaagtatttttttgagaaattgtaataatattttgatattttattaatattaaaatataaattaattttgtaattatttttaatattttattttaattatataaaatatttaaaatatattttattttaatataaagtaatatatattatttttaaatttattttagaaatatatattaagaataaagcTGGTTACGTTGACACGTGATGATATTTAGGTGTGTCTAAGCATGTttggaaaaaataattttattttttatcaagaCACAGTTGGATATAGTAGACATGTGTGTTGTACAAGAGTTGATGAGCGTCGTATCTAAAATGTGTCTGACATGCGGACATGACAATTCAGCAAAGTGTTTGTATTTCATAGGGTATTAGCCTcaaatattatcattttttacTAGTTTTTGGTCAATAATAATACCCATATTTATAAGAATTTTGTACACAAAATATATAGTTTGTACTTATATTTATCAAAGTTTTATACACATAAATTaacataatttatatttatatcttttaGAATTTACATAcatgaattaataaaaaatatttgttaaaattaatttagtgTTGGTCAAATGATgactaaaaatactaaaaattattaatctttaaaagttttttataaaaaaattaatgttaataaatatttaaatttaattttatttatgcctattaacattattttaaattttaaaaataattaaataatttttgttttatttttttcaaatataattattaCACTTAGTATCTTTAAAGAACtatctttaattttgatatccattgttttttaattacatttttctttttaactatATTTGGTGTACACCAAAATTAGTTAttgtatataaatacaaaaatttaaaaaccgaaaaaacaATCTTATAAACTCATACATACGCGCTGCTATCCTCCCTTACCCTTAAGTCATTCACGCCAAAACCACCTCCtctttcactcttaagcacgaTTTTCTTTGCAACATTCATTACCATCTTTGTTGCGATCCTCTGCCACCCCACTATAATCAAACAAAACTTCTTCATCtgattttttctatttcttttctccttctccttatttaatttttgcattttgtttgatttttgctATTTCTTATGTTTGgttttactatttcttgtttgattttaggtttttttatttttgcgttttcttatttctatatttttgtttCTAAATCATGGTGAGCTTCTTCTCCTTATCCTTGTTTGATTTATGCGTTTTGTTTTAAAGGTTCTCAAGTGAATTAAGAAGGGaattaaataaaacaatcaCTTTTGAGATTATGCAGCGAACTGATAAATCAAGAGATTATTTGCGATTTTGTCTCCTAAATATACATAACAGAAAGTGCATAAGACACGGAAGAAGAAGAGTGTCGCCTCGATATATTCTAATTTGGCCATAAATTGCAATGTGACCTACGTTTAGTCTCCACCACAACAATAGTAGAGTTTTcactataattaatatatattacaaTTACTAATTTCAAGAGACTCACACTCTTGTAAACCACCTAAGTTATCCCAAATTTAGTAAATCACTTAGGTGCTAACCCAATTTTGTTAAGAGAAACCAAGTGCATCCTAACCCAGCACACTTtcgaaatcaaaataatcaaacaaaTGTTAAATGGCTTTTGTATGCACTaccctctttttttttatttttttatatatctcTCAAAGTAAGCTTGAATCTAGATAAAATAGAAGTAAGAATACActcaaaaacaagaaaaacaagggCTATTTTTTTACGGTCATCAATATGCACAAAAATGGTTGCCTCTTTTTTagatgaaaactttttttaTAGAGCTTGATTGCTTTCTTCAATGTtagaatcatttttaatttgatCAAGCTGCACATTAATGGTTGTAGTCATTGGCATTGAAGAGaaaattctttcttctttggtTCCATTCAATGTGCAACAGCTTTCTCTCCATATATGAATTGAGTCTTGCTTATAAAGAATTAATCATGTGTTGTTTTTGCTTGAATCATGGATTGCTTGATTGTGATTTTTGATTGTCAATCTATTAATACCTACAatacttataaaaaattaagtatattagaatattattaattatgtttgtTATCACAATGAACTAAATCAATTCATGActcaacaatatttttcttgatgacaaacatgattAAACTTCAAATTAAAGAGAGAGTATGAAATGACTTCCTTGACTTTTAGCAAGCTCCCGTGTTTATGAGCATCCACCAATcaaataatagttttatctttactttctcccttttttgttgtcaaggaagaaaataaagaaaggtACAGACATCAGTAGCAGCAGCAGAATGACGTGTGAAATACTAGAAGTATTTATAACTAACGTAAGAATGAAATTCCTATAAAATAGAgaagattttaaaattgatttgaaaaggAATTTTAAGAATCAATGTcaagaaagattttgaaaataaatatgaTTAATGCGGAAAAAactttaaatgaaatatgttttaataTAGCAAGAAAATATTTCTGAAGTAAATACATAAATCACATAATCATTCAAAAAAGATATAAAGGTGGTAgcttaaaaaaaatgaacttgTTCATCATTTGTTCAGAAAATCTCGTTTCGACTTgagaaaactaaaaaaatctCATCAGTTCAATTAAACCAAATCAAAAGCACTTAAAATATCCAAAGTAATTCTTAATGTAAAATCTATCTTCCATTAAGGGTTTGGTAAAAAAGTCATCAACATATATGTTGAGTTCGAACAGCAGTCGGGGTTGGGCGCGGTAAGCGAGGAGGTCAATGTTGATGAGTTCGGGAATATAGATTGGGAAGAAGATAATAATGACAGTGAAGAGGAGTTCGAAGCCAACTATGAAGTCGATGACGAAAACGATGACGGAGATTTAGCAGGCAATCCGGCGGTGCAAAATGAAGCGGATGCAATTGTAAGCCAGCACCTATTCGGTGTTCCGTCTTTTATGCAGACTCTAGATCTCGAAGCCATGCATGGCCCGAAATTTCCTGAGTATGCAAACATGGGTACGTTATGATTATTAATTCAAGTTACCTGtagtgtttattttatttgcctTGTTTGACTGATGGTGGCGCCTGTTGTAGGTGAAGGCAACGCTGCGGCGGAAGATGGTGAGTTTATGATCGGAATGGAATTTGGTTTGAGAGAGTCGGTTATATCTGCAATCAAAAGCTACACTATCGCTAGAGGAGTTGATTATACTATTTATGAATCTGAGCCGCAGACATTTTATGCGAAATGCAAGGGTTACGGTGTAGGATATGATTGGCTTATCCGAGCTAACTTGATTCGAAAAAAAACTTGTTGGAAGATCAGAAGATACAATGACAAACACACGTGCACCATGAACACGATTTCACAAGATTATGCCAAATTGAactcattattattattattaaacggtattatttatttattattagaaaatattaataacttattattattatcctacacagtattttattattatactaCTCATGATAACAATTTTTTTCAACAGACTCgaccataataataataataataataataataataataataataataataataataagttattATTATCATCTTAAACAGTATTCTACTATACTAATCATGATACTATTTTTTCTTTCGAGACTTAAGCatcataataataacaataataatagcAATAATAGTAACAATATAACagtaataattattataataacattaataataattataacaataataataataatataataataataatatctcatgaCTAACAGTATGAtaaaaaactattattgatatCATAGACATCATTATTATAAAcatgtaattattattattattattattattattattattattattattaaccatttttccttcttcactaaaTGAATTCTCAAACCTTCATTGATTCTTCCTCCTCACAAACTTACTCCTTTTCACCCTTAACCCCCAACCTTTTCACTCTCAAAATTCTCATTCACAgcaagtaaaataaaagaaaaacagtGAAACTCTCATGGCCTGCGTTTTGCTTTTAAAGGCCGACTCCACCACTCTCTTTTACATGTGTCACACATGCAGGTAGGGAGGCTGCCAAACGCTGGTTGCGTTTTGCCTATGTACCCTGCCAAACGCATGTTGCGTTTTGGAGCTTCGAGGGGATGGTTAAACATGCAGGACATGTTGGCATGTAGGGGGTAGGGACACATTTTGAAACTTCATTCTCCTCCCATGCCAAACGCAAGCTGCGTTTTGCAGTACATGCagcttttttaattttagcacaGTCAAAACGTACCCTGTGTTTTGCAAGTTACTGACTTTAGCAGTTCCACATTTCTGGATTACACACCATGACACAATATAGTTACACATCACCTTTTTAATTtccataaataaattaatttttgataaaAAGAACATAATTTATTGACTTTTCTATTGCTGCAATAAATTTAGAGTTTGATTATAGCATGAATTTTAGCTTTGATTTAAGTCTTGTATTTTATTATAGTTGCGTATAGATCTCCAGTTGCTCGTGTATTTTTGCTCTTTGTTCTTGCTGTTGATATTGTACGTGCCCTGCTACTGGCCTACTGCAGCTATTTCTTTGTTGCTGTAACTCTGTAAGCTTTCTCATTCCTTCTCTGACTGGTAATGTGACGAGTTTACTGGTCAAAATATTATCTTGCTGCCTTTCTAGGCATTTTACTTATCTTACTGCCTTTCTAGGCTATCTAAGGTTTGGAGTATCATTTTAGTAGTTTATTCCCTATGATGTATGGATACTGACACGGACACGGGACACGATACGACACGGGACACGCCGACAcgcaaattttaaaattttacatgaCACGGGGATacgcatacatataaaatataaagtattttttagataaaccgtaatgatattttaatattttattgatattaaaatataaattaatttttaaattatttttaatgtcttattttaattatatcaagtatttaaaatattttttgttttaataaataataatatatactatatctaaatttattttaaaaatatatattaagaataagacCGGACACGCTGATacgtgatggtatttaggtgtgtTTAAGTGTGTCCggagaagaattttttatttttattgagacACGATTTGGACACAACAGACACGCGTGTCGAACGAGTGTCGGTGAATGTCATGTCTGAAATGTGTCCGACACGCAGACACAACAACTCAGCAAAAATATCCGTACTTCATAGTTTATTCCAAATCATTGTTACCTACTATTTTGTTTATATAATCGGTTCTATTTATTAGTCCAAAAATCACCCAACTTGTTAACCTAAATTGCTTGCAACATGTCAGATTTCTAATGGGCTGCCATTTACTACAATGTGTGTTAGCCAACCACTACATATTAGTCCAATAAGGCCTAACAACCTATTGACCAACATAATTTCTTTCCAAATCA includes:
- the LOC130936700 gene encoding probable zinc metalloprotease EGY1, chloroplastic, which codes for MGTLTSCGFIPLKSEFRSNPVRRAFRETIHYHALKRLRSTCFPTFTHTLPHPSNFPAFRCSATANNNNDNRNDVVEGEAERPPNDSSNATTTTTQERRDDAFKSEKSAPPSPSPRSSLTSLGPTYSNFQVDSFKLMELLGPEKVDPADVKLIKDKLFGYSTFWVTKEEPFGDLGEGILFIGNLRGKREDIFSKLQNLLVEVTGDKYNLFMVEEPDADSPDPRGGPRVSFGLLRKEVSEPGPTTLWQYVIALLLFLLTIGSSVELGIASQINRLPPEVVKYLTDPNAVEAPDMQLLFPFVESALPLAYGVLGVLLFHEVGHFLAAFPKQVKLSIPFFIPNITLGSFGAITQFKSLLPDRSTKVDISLAGPFAGAVLSFSMFTVGLLLSSNPDAAGDLVQVPSMLFQGSLLLGLISRATLGYAAMHAATVAIHPLVIAGWCGLTIQAFNMLPVGCLDGGRAVQGAFGKGALMGFGLTTYTLLGLGVIGGPLSLPWGLYVILCQRTPEKPCLNDVTEVGTWRKTLVAAAIFLVAFTLFPVWDELAEELGIGLVNVL